A single genomic interval of Croceibacter atlanticus HTCC2559 harbors:
- a CDS encoding DUF4175 family protein: protein MNHYNQIIDKLERFIRKYYTNELLKGIILFFAIGLLYFLLTVFLEWVLWLSPLARTILFWTFIAVEIALFGRFIIYPLSKLFKLSKGISYEQASAIIGQHFTEVNDKLLNVLQLKQNTESSELLLASIDQKAEELQPIQFNFAVNFKDNTKYLKYLAIPVLILLAIWISGKSNLFTESYDRVVNYQQAYEPPAPFQFFVVNDNLDAKENQDFTIEVRTTGNFIPQEATINYNGETYFMKSVSAGVFQYTFNQLKEPLSFYLSANEVKSIPYTISLTKVPTLLSFNMALNYPAYTGRRDEVLQGTGSATIPEGTTITWDLATQSTSQVSMILRYTTQEFTVNDNTFSLQKRIFNNFNYEISTSNEQLKNYENLAYGLRVIKDQYPELVLKSETDSLNKQAMYFFGSASDDYGLSKLELVYYPSEDEASSKKLPIAINSTTYDDFVYAFPDTLSLPKGVPYNFYFQVFDNDRVNGSKRVKSEVFSFRKLTDNEVEEQQFEEQKETISGMNKSLEKMKDREKELEELNQLQKEKEALNFNDKKKLEEFLKRQKQQEQIMQQFSKKMKENLQQFQQDNPENDPVKQKLEERFQRNEEQLKKNEELLEELQKVQDKINKEELSEKLEKLAKQNQNEEKNLEQLLELTKRYYVEKKALKVAEDLEKLAQKQEELSKNDGDENTKEAQEELNKEFKKLQEDLKDLEEENKDLKEPMDISRDEEKEESIKEDQEDASEKLDSESKENQEEESSEQKNSDKQDAQKKQKSAADKMKEMGQKMASQMQESGESGESEDAEMLRQILDNLVTFSFEQEGLMDDFKAMERNNPAFAKKLKRQSVLRENFTHIDDSLYALSLRNAELGEIVNEKLTDIEFNIDKSLERLSDNYLPQGISNQQYTVTAANELAFLLANSLDNMNASMGSSGKGKSGKGKGKGKGEGQGKGFQLPDIIKKQEELGEQLKNGMKPGQKPGEGSQGKNGKSGEGGEGGSSGENGKSGTDGKNGNKEGEGKDGNQLDEQMSGELFEIYQKQQQLRNQLEDKIREEGLGADAERLAKQMEQVEQSLLDKGFDNKVLQQMTNLKHQLLKLDSATLEQGQDDKRESKSNLKSFSNPTNSHILKAKEYFNTTEILNRQTLPLRQDYKQKVQDYFKEND from the coding sequence ATGAATCATTATAATCAAATTATAGATAAGCTAGAGCGGTTTATCAGAAAATATTACACCAATGAACTGCTAAAGGGTATTATATTATTCTTTGCAATAGGATTGCTGTACTTTCTCCTTACCGTATTTTTAGAATGGGTGCTTTGGTTAAGTCCTTTAGCCAGGACCATTTTATTTTGGACATTTATAGCCGTAGAAATTGCACTTTTTGGCCGATTTATTATTTACCCGTTATCTAAACTATTTAAGCTATCTAAAGGCATAAGCTATGAGCAAGCATCTGCAATAATAGGACAACATTTTACAGAGGTAAATGATAAGTTATTAAACGTTCTCCAGTTAAAACAAAATACAGAGAGCTCAGAATTATTATTAGCGAGTATAGATCAAAAAGCAGAAGAACTGCAACCTATACAATTTAATTTTGCAGTAAATTTTAAAGACAACACTAAGTATTTAAAATATCTAGCTATACCAGTATTAATCTTATTGGCAATTTGGATTTCTGGAAAGAGTAATTTATTTACAGAAAGTTACGATCGTGTTGTTAATTACCAACAAGCTTATGAGCCACCAGCACCTTTTCAATTTTTTGTAGTAAATGATAATTTAGACGCAAAGGAAAATCAAGATTTTACTATTGAAGTAAGAACCACAGGAAATTTTATACCACAAGAAGCTACCATAAATTACAATGGCGAAACTTATTTTATGAAATCTGTTTCTGCCGGTGTTTTTCAATACACATTTAATCAACTTAAAGAACCATTAAGCTTTTACTTATCTGCAAACGAAGTTAAAAGTATACCTTACACTATTTCATTAACCAAAGTTCCTACACTTTTAAGTTTTAATATGGCCTTAAATTATCCTGCATATACTGGTAGGAGAGATGAGGTTTTACAAGGAACCGGCAGTGCCACAATTCCGGAAGGCACAACAATTACTTGGGATCTTGCAACACAGAGTACAAGCCAAGTATCTATGATATTGCGTTATACTACGCAAGAGTTTACCGTAAATGACAATACGTTTAGTTTACAAAAAAGAATCTTTAATAACTTTAATTATGAGATTTCTACAAGTAACGAGCAACTAAAAAATTATGAAAATCTCGCTTATGGTTTACGTGTAATTAAGGATCAATATCCAGAATTAGTATTAAAAAGTGAAACAGATTCTTTAAATAAGCAAGCAATGTATTTCTTCGGAAGTGCTTCAGATGATTACGGATTATCTAAATTAGAGTTAGTGTATTATCCCTCAGAAGATGAAGCTTCTTCTAAAAAGTTGCCAATTGCAATTAATTCTACAACATATGACGATTTTGTCTACGCTTTCCCAGACACCTTAAGTTTGCCTAAGGGTGTACCTTATAACTTTTATTTTCAAGTATTTGATAATGATAGGGTTAACGGTTCTAAGCGTGTAAAATCTGAAGTATTTAGTTTTAGAAAATTAACAGATAATGAAGTAGAAGAGCAACAGTTTGAAGAACAAAAAGAAACAATTTCTGGAATGAATAAATCTCTTGAAAAGATGAAAGATAGAGAGAAGGAATTGGAAGAATTAAATCAACTACAAAAAGAGAAGGAAGCACTTAATTTTAACGATAAGAAAAAGTTAGAAGAATTTCTGAAACGCCAAAAGCAGCAAGAACAAATTATGCAGCAGTTTAGTAAGAAGATGAAAGAAAACCTTCAGCAGTTTCAACAAGATAATCCTGAAAACGATCCTGTTAAACAAAAATTAGAAGAACGCTTTCAGCGTAATGAAGAGCAACTTAAAAAGAACGAAGAGTTGTTAGAAGAGTTACAAAAAGTACAGGATAAAATAAATAAAGAAGAATTATCTGAAAAACTAGAAAAGCTTGCTAAGCAAAACCAAAATGAAGAGAAAAACTTAGAACAACTCTTAGAACTTACAAAACGTTACTATGTAGAGAAAAAAGCTTTAAAAGTTGCTGAAGACCTTGAGAAACTTGCACAAAAACAAGAAGAACTAAGTAAGAATGATGGCGATGAAAACACTAAAGAAGCCCAAGAAGAATTAAATAAAGAATTTAAAAAGTTACAAGAAGATTTAAAAGATCTAGAAGAGGAAAATAAAGATCTTAAGGAACCAATGGATATATCTCGTGATGAAGAAAAAGAAGAATCTATAAAAGAAGATCAAGAAGACGCTTCAGAAAAATTAGATAGTGAATCTAAAGAAAATCAAGAGGAAGAATCAAGTGAACAAAAAAATTCAGATAAACAAGACGCTCAGAAAAAGCAAAAATCTGCTGCAGATAAGATGAAAGAAATGGGTCAAAAAATGGCTTCTCAAATGCAAGAGTCTGGTGAATCTGGTGAAAGTGAAGATGCAGAAATGTTACGTCAAATTTTAGATAACCTTGTTACATTTTCCTTTGAACAAGAAGGTCTTATGGACGATTTTAAAGCTATGGAACGTAATAATCCTGCCTTTGCTAAAAAATTAAAAAGACAATCTGTTTTAAGGGAGAATTTTACTCACATAGATGATAGTCTTTATGCTCTTTCTTTACGTAATGCAGAACTAGGTGAAATTGTAAATGAGAAGCTAACAGACATTGAATTTAATATAGATAAATCCTTAGAGCGCCTTTCTGATAATTATTTACCTCAAGGTATTTCTAACCAACAATACACAGTTACCGCTGCAAATGAACTTGCATTTTTACTTGCCAATAGTTTAGATAATATGAATGCATCTATGGGTTCTTCAGGAAAAGGAAAATCTGGAAAAGGTAAGGGCAAAGGAAAAGGTGAAGGGCAAGGTAAAGGTTTTCAATTACCAGATATTATCAAAAAGCAAGAGGAGTTAGGTGAACAGTTAAAGAATGGAATGAAACCTGGACAAAAACCAGGTGAAGGTTCTCAAGGTAAAAACGGTAAGAGTGGTGAAGGTGGTGAAGGAGGTTCTTCTGGAGAGAATGGCAAATCCGGTACAGATGGTAAAAATGGAAACAAAGAAGGTGAAGGAAAAGATGGTAATCAACTTGATGAACAAATGAGTGGTGAACTTTTTGAAATTTATCAAAAGCAACAACAATTAAGAAATCAGTTAGAAGATAAAATAAGAGAAGAAGGTTTAGGAGCAGACGCAGAACGATTAGCTAAACAAATGGAGCAAGTAGAACAAAGCTTATTAGACAAAGGATTTGATAATAAAGTTTTGCAACAAATGACCAATTTAAAACATCAACTTCTAAAGTTAGATAGTGCTACTTTAGAACAAGGTCAAGACGATAAGCGTGAATCTAAATCTAATTTAAAATCGTTTTCAAACCCCACAAATTCTCATATTTTAAAAGCCAAGGAATACTTTAATACTACTGAAATTTTAAATAGACAAACCTTACCTTTGCGCCAAGATTATAAGCAGAAAGTACAAGACTATTTTAAAGAGAATGATTAA
- a CDS encoding VF530 family protein, translating to MQEQPNNPLHGVKLADILDTLVNHYGWDELGDRIKINCFNSNPTIKSSLKFLRRTPWAREKVERLYLKTIKK from the coding sequence ATGCAAGAACAACCTAATAATCCTTTACACGGTGTAAAATTGGCCGATATCTTAGATACTCTTGTAAATCATTACGGTTGGGATGAGTTAGGAGATCGTATTAAGATTAATTGCTTTAATAGCAATCCTACAATAAAATCCAGTTTAAAATTCTTAAGGCGAACGCCTTGGGCTAGAGAAAAGGTAGAACGTTTATATCTTAAAACCATTAAAAAATAA
- a CDS encoding YtxH domain-containing protein gives MANTGNTLLALLTGAAIGAGVGLLYAPDKGEKTRKKLKKNADKAKKEFSKKVKETTDDLSVQAKKAKATFEERLNDTLNSASHKADDIIVAMEEKLEALRKQNAKLQQENVVEKTKANAKKAVS, from the coding sequence ATGGCAAATACAGGAAATACATTGTTAGCATTATTAACAGGTGCTGCAATTGGTGCAGGAGTAGGATTACTTTACGCTCCAGACAAAGGAGAAAAGACTAGAAAGAAGTTAAAAAAGAACGCAGATAAAGCTAAAAAAGAGTTTAGCAAAAAAGTAAAAGAAACTACAGATGATCTTAGTGTACAAGCTAAGAAAGCAAAAGCTACTTTTGAAGAACGTCTTAATGATACTCTTAACTCAGCTAGCCATAAAGCAGACGATATTATTGTTGCAATGGAAGAAAAGCTAGAAGCTTTACGCAAACAAAATGCAAAATTACAGCAAGAAAATGTTGTTGAAAAAACGAAAGCAAACGCTAAGAAAGCAGTAAGCTAA
- a CDS encoding DUF6327 family protein gives MKKIYSSFDEIDKDLKILKLQKDIDLEEVKISYHEVKNSLSPIGLISNVAGAIAQKAFVLKAVNKLLGIKRVKKVDDAKI, from the coding sequence ATGAAAAAGATTTATAGTTCTTTTGATGAGATTGATAAGGATCTGAAGATTTTAAAGCTTCAGAAAGATATAGATCTTGAAGAAGTAAAAATTAGTTACCACGAAGTAAAAAATAGCTTATCTCCAATAGGCTTAATAAGCAATGTTGCTGGTGCAATTGCACAAAAAGCATTTGTACTAAAAGCAGTAAATAAACTATTGGGAATAAAGAGAGTAAAAAAAGTAGACGACGCAAAGATTTAG
- a CDS encoding ATP-binding cassette domain-containing protein, which translates to MQTLSIKNVHKSFGKKTVLNNVTLSVSKGEILALYGRNGCGKSTLLKILFGTLKANNIELLVNGTATTPKASRLNKSIAYIPQHPFLPSSQKVRDIIPMYHQNQELQDAVFYDPYIASFTARKVSELSLGQRRYFEVVLLANSSHPFLLIDEPFSMIEPLHKERLKGFLNSIKRTKGIIITDHYYNDVLEVSTQNIILKDGLINTITTKEDLLKYDYLKSV; encoded by the coding sequence TTGCAAACGCTTAGTATTAAGAATGTCCATAAATCTTTTGGAAAGAAAACTGTTTTAAATAATGTTACTCTTTCTGTTTCAAAGGGTGAAATTTTAGCGTTATATGGAAGAAATGGCTGTGGAAAATCTACGCTATTAAAAATTCTATTTGGCACTCTTAAAGCTAACAACATAGAATTATTAGTAAATGGTACCGCAACAACTCCAAAAGCTTCGAGATTAAATAAGAGTATAGCTTATATACCACAACATCCGTTCTTACCGTCTTCTCAAAAAGTTAGGGATATTATACCAATGTATCACCAGAATCAAGAACTACAAGATGCGGTGTTTTATGACCCATACATTGCAAGTTTTACAGCTAGAAAGGTATCTGAACTTTCTTTGGGGCAAAGGCGCTATTTTGAAGTTGTATTACTTGCCAATAGCTCACATCCTTTTTTATTAATAGATGAGCCGTTTTCTATGATAGAACCTTTACATAAAGAGCGCTTAAAAGGCTTTTTGAATTCTATAAAAAGAACAAAAGGAATTATTATTACAGACCATTATTACAATGATGTCTTAGAGGTATCTACCCAAAATATTATTCTTAAGGATGGCTTAATAAATACTATTACTACTAAAGAAGATTTATTAAAATACGACTATTTAAAATCGGTATAA
- a CDS encoding SPFH domain-containing protein, which yields MILFLIPILIFGIIILFSGIFTVKQQTAAIVERFGKFQSIRNSGLHFKIPIFDRIAGRINLKIQQLDVLVETKTKDDVFVKLKISVQFQVIKSRVYDAFYKLENPQDQITSYVFDVVRAEVPKMKLDDVFERKDDIAIAVKSELNEAMSDYGYDIIKTLVTDIDPDVQVKAAMNRINASEREKVAAEYEAEAERIKIVAKARAEAESKRLQGQGIADQRREIARGLEESVDVLNNVGINSQEASALIVVTQHYDTLQSIGEETNSNLILLPNSPQAGSDMLNNMIASFTASNQIGEQMKLANAKKGIVNKSKSGDRDSENDK from the coding sequence ATGATCTTATTTCTCATTCCCATTTTAATCTTCGGGATTATCATCTTATTCTCCGGAATTTTCACTGTAAAACAACAAACAGCTGCAATTGTAGAGCGTTTTGGAAAATTTCAGAGTATTAGAAACTCTGGACTTCATTTTAAAATTCCAATATTTGACCGTATTGCTGGCCGTATAAACTTAAAAATACAGCAACTAGATGTTTTGGTAGAAACTAAAACTAAGGATGATGTGTTTGTTAAATTGAAAATCTCTGTACAATTTCAGGTAATAAAATCTCGTGTGTATGATGCGTTTTATAAGCTTGAAAACCCACAAGACCAAATTACATCTTATGTTTTTGATGTTGTAAGAGCAGAAGTTCCTAAGATGAAATTAGATGATGTTTTTGAACGTAAGGATGATATTGCTATTGCTGTAAAGTCTGAGCTTAATGAAGCAATGTCTGATTATGGTTATGACATCATTAAAACGCTTGTAACAGATATAGATCCTGATGTTCAGGTAAAGGCTGCTATGAACCGTATTAATGCCTCAGAACGCGAGAAAGTGGCTGCAGAGTATGAAGCAGAGGCAGAACGTATTAAAATTGTAGCAAAAGCTCGTGCAGAAGCAGAAAGCAAGCGTTTGCAAGGACAAGGTATTGCAGACCAACGTCGTGAAATTGCACGTGGTTTAGAGGAAAGTGTAGATGTGCTAAATAATGTTGGGATTAATTCTCAAGAGGCCTCTGCATTAATTGTAGTAACACAACATTATGACACATTACAATCTATAGGAGAAGAAACTAACTCAAACTTAATCTTACTTCCTAATTCTCCTCAAGCAGGAAGTGATATGTTAAATAATATGATTGCTTCATTTACAGCTTCTAACCAAATTGGTGAGCAAATGAAATTAGCAAATGCTAAAAAAGGAATTGTAAACAAAAGCAAGAGTGGCGACAGAGATTCTGAAAATGACAAATAA
- a CDS encoding glutamine--tRNA ligase/YqeY domain fusion protein, protein MSEEKSLNFIEHIIEEDLQNGYSKEDLRFRFPPEPNGYLHIGHCKAICLNFGLGERYNAPVNLRFDDTNPMKEEQEYVDAIKQDIEWLGFTWDKECYSSDYFQQLYDWAVQLIKEGKAYVDSQSSEAMAEQKGTPTQVGKPGPYRDRSVEENLDLFEKMKNGEFENGQHVLRAKIDMESPNMLLRDPIMYRVLNRAHHRTGNDWHIYPMYDWAHGESDYIESVSHSLCSLEFKPHRPLYEWFVDNIYTSNTKPKQREFARLNLSYTIMSKRKLLTLVEDNVVSGWDDPRMPTISGYRRRGYTPESIKNFIDTVGVAKRENVIDVSLLEFKIREDLNKKADRVMGVLDPLKLVITNYPEGEEEWLMAENNPEDVSAGEHEVPFSRELYIEKDDFKEEANRKFFRLKLGGEVRLKNGYIIKAEEAIKDADGNITEVHCTYDPKSKSGSGTEESLRKVKGTLHWVSIKHAVKAEVRLYDRLFNDESPDGHKDKDFMEFLNPDSLKTITGYVEPHLKTLKPLDTVQFQRIGYFCVDKDTTDTNLVFNRTVTLRDSWKGK, encoded by the coding sequence ATGTCTGAAGAAAAATCGCTCAATTTCATAGAGCATATCATAGAGGAAGATTTACAAAATGGGTATTCTAAGGAAGATCTAAGATTTAGATTTCCACCAGAACCAAACGGCTATTTACACATTGGCCACTGTAAGGCTATTTGCTTAAACTTTGGTTTAGGTGAGCGTTACAATGCTCCAGTGAATTTAAGGTTTGATGATACTAACCCAATGAAAGAAGAACAAGAATATGTAGATGCTATCAAGCAAGACATAGAGTGGCTTGGGTTTACTTGGGATAAAGAATGTTATTCTTCAGATTACTTTCAACAACTTTATGATTGGGCTGTACAACTTATTAAGGAAGGAAAAGCTTACGTAGATTCTCAATCTAGTGAAGCTATGGCAGAACAAAAAGGTACTCCTACGCAAGTGGGAAAACCTGGACCTTATAGAGACAGATCTGTTGAAGAAAACTTAGATCTATTTGAAAAGATGAAGAATGGTGAGTTTGAAAACGGCCAACACGTCTTACGAGCAAAAATAGATATGGAAAGCCCAAACATGCTTCTGCGTGATCCTATAATGTATCGTGTTTTAAATAGAGCACACCATAGGACAGGAAATGATTGGCACATATACCCAATGTACGATTGGGCTCATGGCGAAAGTGATTATATAGAAAGTGTTTCCCATAGTCTTTGTTCATTAGAGTTTAAACCACACAGACCGCTTTATGAATGGTTTGTAGATAATATTTATACTAGTAATACAAAACCTAAACAAAGAGAGTTTGCGCGTCTTAATTTAAGTTATACCATAATGAGTAAGCGTAAATTACTCACATTAGTTGAAGATAACGTAGTTTCTGGTTGGGATGATCCAAGAATGCCAACAATATCAGGGTATAGAAGACGTGGTTATACACCAGAATCTATTAAGAATTTTATAGATACCGTTGGAGTAGCTAAACGCGAAAATGTGATTGATGTTTCTTTATTAGAATTTAAGATTAGAGAAGATCTTAACAAGAAAGCAGATCGTGTAATGGGTGTTTTAGACCCATTAAAACTTGTAATTACAAATTATCCAGAAGGAGAAGAAGAATGGTTAATGGCAGAAAATAATCCAGAAGACGTTTCTGCAGGTGAGCACGAAGTTCCATTTTCAAGAGAGTTATATATTGAAAAAGATGACTTTAAAGAAGAAGCAAACCGTAAATTCTTCAGATTAAAATTAGGTGGAGAAGTTAGATTAAAGAACGGTTACATTATTAAAGCAGAAGAAGCTATTAAAGATGCCGATGGTAATATTACTGAAGTTCATTGTACATATGATCCTAAGAGTAAAAGCGGTAGCGGTACAGAAGAATCTTTAAGAAAAGTAAAAGGTACCCTACATTGGGTTTCAATTAAGCATGCCGTTAAAGCAGAAGTTAGGTTATACGACAGGTTGTTTAATGATGAATCTCCAGATGGACATAAGGACAAAGATTTTATGGAATTTTTAAATCCAGATTCGTTAAAGACCATTACTGGTTATGTTGAGCCTCATTTAAAAACACTTAAACCATTAGATACAGTACAATTTCAACGTATAGGATACTTCTGTGTTGATAAAGATACGACAGACACCAATTTAGTATTTAATAGAACTGTAACGCTTAGAGACTCTTGGAAAGGTAAATAA
- the ybeY gene encoding rRNA maturation RNase YbeY, producing MINFFTETEFIINEDEFNSWLLSVIASEGKNLGEINYIFCDDAYLLSINQQYLDHDTYTDIISFDTSEGNDLSGDIFISVERIQENAQQFNVSVDDELKRVLVHGILHFCGYKDKTDDEAKLMREKEDEKLKMFHVEQ from the coding sequence ATGATTAATTTTTTTACAGAAACTGAATTTATTATTAATGAAGATGAGTTTAACTCATGGCTGTTATCTGTCATTGCTTCAGAAGGTAAAAATTTAGGAGAAATTAATTATATCTTTTGTGATGACGCGTATTTGTTATCTATAAATCAACAGTATTTAGATCATGATACTTATACCGATATTATAAGTTTTGATACGTCTGAAGGCAATGATTTGTCCGGAGATATATTTATTTCTGTTGAAAGAATTCAAGAAAATGCTCAACAGTTTAACGTCAGTGTTGACGATGAATTAAAGCGTGTTTTAGTTCATGGTATTCTACATTTTTGTGGTTATAAAGACAAAACTGACGATGAAGCTAAGCTAATGAGAGAAAAAGAAGATGAAAAACTTAAAATGTTCCACGTGGAACAATAG
- the folB gene encoding dihydroneopterin aldolase encodes MGKIHLTNIKVFAYHGCLVEESKIGSDYLVNLTVEGDLSLSAKTDNLNDTIDYVHLNRVVKEEMKEPSHLLETVAERILTRIFEELIIVQSATVSVSKVNPPIGGDVAMVTVERTKRRS; translated from the coding sequence ATGGGAAAAATACATTTAACCAATATAAAGGTCTTTGCCTATCACGGCTGTCTTGTTGAAGAGAGTAAAATTGGTAGCGACTATCTTGTAAATTTAACTGTAGAAGGTGATTTATCTTTGTCTGCAAAAACAGATAATCTTAATGATACTATTGATTATGTACATTTAAACAGAGTTGTAAAAGAAGAAATGAAAGAACCATCTCATCTTTTAGAGACTGTTGCAGAACGTATTTTAACTAGAATTTTTGAAGAATTAATTATTGTACAAAGCGCTACTGTTTCTGTAAGTAAAGTAAATCCTCCTATTGGTGGAGACGTTGCTATGGTTACTGTAGAGCGTACAAAGCGAAGGTCATAA
- a CDS encoding LysE family translocator: MFQDIFTAIPLGFFLAFLLGPVFFVLLETAAIKGFRAALSFDIGVILADAIFLLIAYFSTSKLLERIKDDPALFIFGGVIMTTYGVMAFMKLKKALPQEEQPEIRKLSKSDYIGLAVKGFLLNFINIGVLGFWLGLIIVFGPKMDMQPNRLLVFFGTVLATYLVVDVFKMLLAKKLNHKLTPVRIFNFKRIISIIIIIFGVILISQGLFPSELDALKHELEERIPETPLK, from the coding sequence ATGTTTCAGGACATTTTTACAGCAATACCTCTAGGATTTTTTCTGGCCTTCCTTTTAGGTCCAGTATTCTTTGTATTATTAGAAACTGCTGCAATAAAAGGTTTTAGAGCTGCTTTGTCTTTTGATATTGGTGTTATCCTAGCAGATGCTATTTTTTTATTAATTGCCTATTTTTCTACAAGCAAGCTTTTAGAACGTATAAAAGATGATCCTGCATTGTTTATTTTTGGTGGTGTTATCATGACAACCTATGGTGTCATGGCTTTCATGAAACTTAAAAAAGCATTACCTCAAGAAGAACAACCTGAAATACGAAAACTAAGTAAGAGTGATTATATAGGTCTTGCAGTAAAAGGCTTTCTTTTAAACTTTATAAATATTGGTGTTTTAGGATTTTGGCTAGGTTTAATCATAGTATTTGGCCCTAAGATGGATATGCAACCTAACAGACTTCTCGTATTCTTTGGCACTGTATTAGCCACTTATTTAGTTGTAGATGTATTTAAGATGTTGCTTGCTAAAAAGTTAAATCACAAACTAACACCAGTAAGAATATTCAATTTTAAACGTATTATAAGTATTATCATTATCATATTTGGAGTAATACTTATAAGTCAAGGTTTATTTCCTTCAGAATTAGATGCATTAAAACACGAGTTAGAAGAACGTATTCCAGAAACACCATTAAAATAA
- the gltX gene encoding glutamate--tRNA ligase produces the protein MSQKVRVRFAPSPTGPLHIGGVRTALFNYLFAKKHGGNFILRIEDTDQNRYVEGAEDYIKESLEWCNIPYDEGPGKDKGYGPYRQSERKHLYKEYADQLISSGHAYYAFDSAESLDANRKSHEKNGKTFIYNWHNREKLDNSLTMPKEEVEKRIAAEDYVIRFKSPQDETLYLDDEIRGEMTIDTNVLDDKVLFKSDGMPTYHLANIVDDHLMKITHVIRGEEWLPSLALHVLLYRSLGWDAPKFAHLPLIMKPQGKGKLSKRDGDKMGFPVFPLQWKDKDNNISAGYREDGYLPEAVINMLAFLGWNEGEGSEKQFYTLEELVEAFSLEHVSKSGAKFDPEKTKWFQHHYLQQVGNEDIALQFINYVNNSDKGVSLSKDKDLAYITNIVSILKERCTFVSDLWEEGSFLFKTPNSYDEKAVKKAWKDQTGDIMTELAGVVSTIEDFTAENVQQEVKSWINSTDYGFGKVMQPFRLSLVGEMSGPDVFVIASLLGQDKTLERLRNAISTLG, from the coding sequence ATGTCTCAAAAAGTAAGAGTACGTTTTGCTCCAAGTCCTACAGGACCATTACATATTGGTGGTGTACGCACTGCCCTATTTAATTATTTATTTGCTAAAAAACACGGTGGAAATTTTATCCTAAGAATTGAGGATACAGACCAAAATCGTTATGTCGAAGGTGCAGAAGACTATATAAAAGAAAGTTTGGAATGGTGTAACATACCTTATGACGAAGGTCCAGGAAAAGATAAAGGCTATGGTCCTTATCGCCAAAGTGAACGTAAACACCTGTACAAAGAATATGCAGACCAACTTATTAGTAGCGGTCATGCGTATTATGCTTTTGATAGTGCTGAAAGCCTAGATGCGAACCGTAAGAGTCATGAAAAAAACGGTAAAACTTTTATTTATAACTGGCACAACCGTGAGAAATTAGACAACTCTTTAACAATGCCTAAAGAAGAGGTTGAAAAGAGAATTGCTGCAGAAGATTATGTAATAAGATTTAAGTCTCCTCAAGATGAAACACTATATCTAGATGATGAGATTAGAGGTGAAATGACTATTGACACCAATGTATTAGATGATAAGGTATTGTTTAAAAGTGATGGAATGCCAACCTATCATTTAGCCAATATAGTAGATGATCATTTAATGAAAATTACACACGTAATTCGTGGTGAAGAATGGTTGCCTAGTTTAGCACTTCACGTGTTATTGTATAGATCTTTGGGTTGGGATGCTCCTAAATTTGCACACCTACCTTTAATTATGAAACCACAAGGAAAAGGTAAATTAAGTAAACGTGATGGAGATAAAATGGGCTTTCCTGTATTTCCACTACAATGGAAAGACAAAGATAATAACATATCTGCTGGATATCGTGAAGATGGATATTTGCCAGAAGCTGTTATTAATATGTTAGCCTTTTTAGGATGGAATGAAGGTGAAGGTTCTGAGAAGCAATTTTATACGCTTGAGGAACTTGTAGAAGCTTTTAGCTTAGAGCACGTGTCTAAAAGTGGTGCTAAATTTGATCCAGAAAAAACTAAATGGTTTCAACACCATTACCTACAACAAGTTGGTAATGAAGATATAGCATTACAGTTTATCAATTATGTAAATAATAGTGATAAAGGTGTCTCTTTATCAAAAGACAAAGATTTAGCATATATCACCAACATAGTTTCTATCTTAAAAGAACGTTGCACGTTTGTTTCAGATTTATGGGAAGAAGGTAGTTTCTTGTTTAAAACACCTAATTCTTACGACGAAAAAGCTGTTAAAAAAGCTTGGAAAGATCAAACAGGAGATATAATGACAGAATTAGCAGGTGTGGTTTCAACTATTGAAGATTTTACTGCAGAAAATGTTCAACAAGAAGTAAAATCTTGGATTAACTCAACAGATTATGGTTTTGGAAAAGTTATGCAGCCTTTTAGGTTAAGTCTTGTTGGTGAAATGTCGGGGCCAGATGTTTTTGTAATCGCATCTTTACTTGGCCAAGATAAAACATTAGAGCGTTTAAGAAATGCAATAAGTACGTTAGGCTAG